The DNA segment ACACGATTGAGTCCGACTGTCCCGTAAATACTGTTTTGATTCCCAagaagataaacattaatggcttttttttcaaatccattaCAAATTatagatttcttttttctataccTTAAATAACTcgtaaaattaaacatattaaatgaagaatcaCTCGGTTTATGTTTTGCAAGTCATGcagtatatttatagataaataattatgcctAATGATGAATTGAGAATACATGGGTAAGACTTGTAGAAAATTTACTCATTCTTTCTTAAAgtacaaaaatgaatactttaaataagtatttttgatttactatttgaaaaaatatttgctggGATCCTTCTCAACAACAATGTCCCGGAATATTTAAACACCCTGGACACgacttacaaataattatacaaacgATGTTAGTGGGACTCGATCTATCCTTCATATTAGGTAGACATTGAaccttatgtatgtatattgagaTCTTGATTATTCATACTCAAAcggataaatattaatatttacttagcATCACCTATTTATTGGTAGTTATGGTATATTATGTACctacctttatatataaatcatgtttcaatatatgtacacattgTAAATCTTCTTTGATGTTTTTACAAACAtgcgtaaataaatatacatgattttGAATTGGTTTGTAAACATTATGGTATTAATCGTATTTACTTGATTGAGAATAACTTGATATACATACAGGgttgttcaaaagttttaaacttcATTATGAacgtaataattaattcatcaataaaatatataaatttagtttttaaaaagagtGTATATGTTTTAATAGCAATAATTTTCATTACTGACTTACTCTCTATATCCACCATCATTCGTAACTATTGATGATAATCGACGTTGAAATGAGTTGCATGCTGTACGGATCATTTTTTCGTGTATTTAGTCCATGCAGCTTCGAGGACTTTAAACTTTCTACCTATCAAAAATTATCCCTCTTTTGCCTAGCTTTATTACTTACTACCGGTAGTATCCCACATTGCCTAGAGTTATTAGGCATCCatcgacaaacatacaaattttgctttaatagtaTAGAGCATAAGTCTGCAACAAATCCCTTGTGTAATTCTCCGTTTTTGAGGAGCTCACTCAATCGTAGTTatgaaaaatgactattttaatattttgctccAGATATTCTTagtatatcaaatttttcataaattactccgtcaaaaatatgaaaagttgtAGGTTGACTTGAGTAGAGTCGTTACGGATCAACCGGTAaattaaaaagagtaaaaataaaaaattaagttcgcCATTTCTTAATTTACCAttggtagtacccggcattgcagGAGTAATTAGGCACAGGCTAAAAtgccaatttttcttttcataatctAGAAGGTAACTCCCTAAGATATCCGTTACTCTCAGTTTTTCAGCACACTCCCACGCAGTTAATCACTCAATATttagatgttatctcttcaagaacaaaataaaataacagcttgagaaaaaataattaaaactttacgtaaaatactttcttttttaatatgagttgaactaaacgcatATTCgattaaactcatttttttctattttttcattctacaTCATGAAAATTCCATTCATTTATTActgaaaaatttttatttcgtcaattttttaaatttctacctctaattatatatttttttaactgttttaaCCGTCTCTGGCTACGAGAGAGtagttgcaacatttgacgaGCTGCATTCAAATGCTATTGTAGAAGAACTATTGACTGGTATGCTCTTTAAATTTAGATTGAAATAATAGCCAAAAACACAggtattttctgttaaaatttgGCGAGTCTAAATTACACAGACATAATGAacttgagccaaaaacaaaaagtgtagtAATTGCACCCTATCTACATCaatataactcatttttaaacgtgttttttttaattaataggaACTTGACATCCCTCGatcaaaattgattgaaaaatcaaagattATCATCCAAAACCAGAAAGAAGTATCCAAACATATTGATATCATCAATGACAAAGAAAACAACCGTGTTTCACCATCTTTGAAGTCGATTGAGTCATTAGAAAGGTAAATTCGATTTTTCAGCCTTATTTCATAAGGTATTATTACActgtcttttgaaaaaaatgttcaaaattattcttaagCTCTATGGAAATCcctttgaaatcaaattatgCGCCTAGCCCAAAGGAAACACTTGATGAATCATTAATTTCTCTTGGGATTTCTCCCAAGAGTACAGGAATTGACACTTATACTTTTATCAAATCTATGAAGACCCTCGGTGATAAATTAAATCGGGATGACGATgtaggtattttttattcatttatccttcatacataattatttttggtttctttaattttaattccaaaagTTATGCGCCATTAAACattattatgatgaaaaaataaatggattaatCAAAACAATTCCTAAATCAGAGAAAATAGTCTTTCATTCATCTCCTTCCGAGTCTGGTAAAAGCAGCGTGGGATCAACTCTTCCCTCAGGGACAAAATCCCCTAGTCACTTCGGTCACAAATTAGAGATGCCACATAATTACGAAAGCCACGAGGATTTGACACAACATGAAAGATTTACGCGAACAAAACCCTggacttcaataaaaaattccaactcCTTTAATTATCAAGGAGATCCATCATTAGTTGTTGAGGGTAGACGTAGACAAGGGATCTATGCTAGTGATAGTGAGCTCCTAAAAAGGGGAGAGCGGAACAAGGGTTTGCTCTCCTCAATCTCTCCGAGAGACTCAGCCCCTCTTCAAAGCTATAGCAAAGTAAGGGAGGCCAACATGGAGTTGAAAAAGAGTGGATCTATTATTAAATCCGAGttcaattttattcctttttctgAAACCTTTTCTGAGAAAAAGGGATCAGGCATCACTGACGTAAAACAAGTCATTACACAAGCGTCGAGTAAACCATCTCCACAGGAACCCGTCAAAGTTGTAATCAAAGAGAGGGGGTTTATTACAGTCGAACTACCAACTCCGGCTCCTAGACGTGTCTTCcctgaaaaaaaagattctgtTGAAAATAATGAGGAAGAACATAGCTTTAGTACCAGGTAATATTTcagtcttttttctttctttttttgacgaaaaatatatttgcatttattgaAAGTTGTAGCCGAAATGACAGCATAGAGTCCCCTTCATTACATTCTGAGGATACAGAATATGACATTGATGAGGATAACAATTCCTGCTCTTCTCCAAGAGCTATTAAAATAAAGCCTCCACGTCCTGGATCCAAAATAGATGTCCTAAAGAGTATCATAGAAGGACAGGTCAGTATTTATGTAGAATATTATATGCGGAGTTGTAAATTCTGAGAACTATGCAAAATAGAAGACCCATCACTGATATCGaactgacaatttaaaaaatgtaatggaGTAGAAAacatgtcatgacgttttattaaattagctacatGCAGCTAAAAGaggaaatgattaaaaacaaataccACTCTGTATCTACCAAAGACATAATAtgtaggcaggaattacttaaATCTAGGTTATCAAATCTACTCGCTGTCCATCAAGGACAACTCTCTAAAAAATCCtgagtgttactctctgtctttatTGAGCGTACACACACACTCTTAGTtacattatatttgaatgtCATCTCCTCAAAAATTGACAAACAACGATAGCAGCgttagaaaaaataacactgtGTACGTCGTCAactactaaattttttggagaggagtttacatttattattaataactccAACTGCTATAGGTGGAAATGTATGCTAACTAAATTTCACGAAATGAATTAATTGCGTGACATTCAACCATTGAACTAACTAGTTAAAATCtagattcaaaattatatttcagttaTTGAAATTAGTAAGAAAGAGAAGCTTTGACAatatgccaaataaaaattgttgcaCCTTTCTTTAAACAGGGctgtgcagaattatttaccgatttttgttcggaacatatcgcggacaataatgacatttcgaatgactggagaaacaatttattcatacatttttagaataataaaatagtttatgatcaaatttaatcaatgtaaccaacatttgactcaatgacactggtcaggcgacgtctgaagctgccacagacttgcttgatgtaatcggcgtccatggaggcccaggccttattgacagcagcctttaaggcatttatgttcttgtgtcgtttatTGTAGGCCATGGTCTCCATGTgcacctagatagagaagtctagtgggttcagatctgggctctgagggggccagtagtccttgggccaaaagtgcATGCTgttccttgagccactcctgaactttcttggaagcgtgggcgggtgctccatcttcttgaaaaacccaaggagagttgccgactatggatttgatccacggaaggaccttggacgccagaatcttcacataatcctccgctgttaatctgtagcaagtggggaaccataccggcttcatggccttcctgttggaggccacgagacccaacatcatcaccgaagcagggttctttgttgttgccacatagcggtgcttatcttgcacatctccaaagctcacaacacggtcattttgcctgttgaaaacaggatcgaccgtaaaagttttctcatttgaaaaaaatgatgatgcgtccaaatgagctcttgatatcattcaagattttcttggcactcTTAAGTCTGACTTCTCACTGACATTCAGTTAGTAGACGGCGTTCAGTATGCCTCAGGGACTTTCTTCctgcccttttcaatgcccttgaaacagttgatctcgacgttcccatctttctggccatgtcggcaatggacctgttgggagtcctcttgaacactgcctttacttgccttgttgagacagtgggcttcctgccagcccctgGGGAATGCTTGAGACCACCCCCAGCCACCAAGCGCTTGGGtagttgtaaattgtcttcaacgaggccccaaactgttccttaatgttgttatgaggcactcccgctcggaggagggctgcaatttcgatcctttTTGTTttctgattggacatggtctaacgtgtggaagttgttacgctctcacaggaaggatttttgtttattttaacagaaaaatacgaaaaaatcaGGTTgattgccacaaaacctcttaaaaagtatatttacatcatcggtaaataattttgcaccgCCTGGTATATGTagaaaacatgatttttatttaataaatttggaaaatatatatttcattttgacacACAAAATTTAGTAAAGGTTCGTcattctcccccccccccttttgcCTTCTCCTAGTCATGCTACATTGGTTTCTCTCTCAGGATCCCTTTCCCCAGGATTTCTTGGGAAATagtaattttcatagaaaatccccaattaattatttcataatggtagtttaagttattaaaatataatcaccATAAATTagcttcttcattttttttttttttttttgcgggttTGATTGGGTagcataatgaaaaaaagtgggACCTAAGGGCTATTTAAAAACAACCAAGGTACTATTTAGTTTTCATGATACAAATGAAGGACATACAAATTGTGAACATACGGTTAGGATTCGCTTcaaattaatgacttttttataaagtatgcAAAGGAATACTTAAATTACatagtatttatcatttattaatatttaccaATACTCTCTGGTTCCCATCTTTATGTActaagaaattgcaattttttaaagcttagCTAATCTTTCTCTATTTTTGAAATgctatattcaattttgtttacACGTAAATTAGCATTTAAAAACTCCGACTTCCACacaacgaattaaaaaaaaagttaatatttaatgttactaaatataaaaaaaaattattgaataactattattataataatggaaataaaaaaatccattatttttctaaattatggtTTTAGTAATAGTTATTtcgcgttgtataagtgcaattGGTTTAAGCTAAATGGTTTTAGAAATATAAgactatgtttttttataagaaagtttcgtgattgtttgacttaataTTGTTTGTGTGCAGTCAAATATCCATACCATGAAAGAGAAattacgccatattttacagtttttcatCTATGAAGGCAAAAATGCATGCCTGGCGATTAAAAgaggaataatatttattgttctggttctgtaacagccaatcacgtGCAATTTTGGTGTCGTCAATTTAGTTccgataattttgatattaaagatTCATCACGCTCTAGAAGGCCAATTGTCggaaatgtggataaaataatgaaaatcgtcgagtccgaccgtcataaagcactgttttgatttcCAAGAAGAAATATTTTCGCTATTATATTagctatttttgtttgatttgttGGGTGGAAGCCGGCGTTTCTAACTTCTATTTTACCTCTGGccaaaattcaatatacaaagttaaaaatagtGATAGATTGTCTTTGATGGAATAAACTACGTCATCAAAGtctttaaatttacataagaGACATCATGGAAAGCTCAACcccttatttttgaaaaacccataatgagaaatatatttttcctgatATAGGTGCATATAAAGGGCTGTCAAAATTATAGGATCCTTTCTTAAaatagatagaaaaagaaaaatcgttTATTCTCGATTTGTTCTTTGCTTTTATGTTAACAGGTGACAAAGGAAGTATCTGTAtttgttttcattaaattttgtcaTGTTTGGTAGtattgcatatatttataattttcttattcacATCCAGAGCTTTATTTTGAGAACAAACAAATCAAggtaaagaaaagttattttaagaaagttaaagttttttatattaggcctctatatataaatgtagGGTGACCAGTCTAATGCacatacatacttaaatatttataatgcaaaaaatgtattttctcgAATCACCCAGTGgaaagttgaataaataatgattattgttCGAATATCATTAAAAAGAATGTCAATACATAGAATTGCATTTAAAAGTTTGAAagttacattaatataaattgcaattgattttcaaaatattcctaTATACATAGTATgagcataaataaaatattgaaaatacgcGCCTTTTCTCTGCTCTACACATTAgattgtttcataaaaaacatcattGCAAAGAGAAAACATTGTCATCATCGGACTCATTAAGCTTAACTCTAATTATAGTTCTTCATTAAATCGTATTTAGTGTTGGTTCAAGTATAAAAATTGTCGACTCGGTTTGTCTTGACTCAAATAATGAGTCTTTTTTAATGAGTTGCCTCGTTTTTATCATCAAACCTcttctaatattttaagttttgggACACATATCCCAATTTCAAATGAGGTTCTTCTAACATTTAAGTAAACAAACCAGACAAATATGAAGATTTAGTAACATCGTACggcattttacaatttttgactcattACAAgaccataaatttaaaaaaacaatcttgacgCTATACACTGATGTAAATCATAGCgtcttatgtatatattc comes from the Lepeophtheirus salmonis chromosome 4, UVic_Lsal_1.4, whole genome shotgun sequence genome and includes:
- the LOC121116921 gene encoding uncharacterized protein, whose protein sequence is MVTLLKWKMKKTPLEKEKLTQDTSFELDIPRSKLIEKSKIIIQNQKEVSKHIDIINDKENNRVSPSLKSIESLESSMEIPLKSNYAPSPKETLDESLISLGISPKSTGIDTYTFIKSMKTLGDKLNRDDDLCAIKHYYDEKINGLIKTIPKSEKIVFHSSPSESGKSSVGSTLPSGTKSPSHFGHKLEMPHNYESHEDLTQHERFTRTKPWTSIKNSNSFNYQGDPSLVVEGRRRQGIYASDSELLKRGERNKGLLSSISPRDSAPLQSYSKVREANMELKKSGSIIKSEFNFIPFSETFSEKKGSGITDVKQVITQASSKPSPQEPVKVVIKERGFITVELPTPAPRRVFPEKKDSVENNEEEHSFSTSCSRNDSIESPSLHSEDTEYDIDEDNNSCSSPRAIKIKPPRPGSKIDVLKSIIEGQMKKNRSSLSINEECGDLDEDEEVGMESFSESDLNG